In Juglans regia cultivar Chandler chromosome 5, Walnut 2.0, whole genome shotgun sequence, the following are encoded in one genomic region:
- the LOC108983624 gene encoding uncharacterized protein LOC108983624: MAANKSYYARPSYRFLPNYREHHNPLITHDSIFELDESNIYDSPEFLMPSPAASRLSKKLSSKPSRASSADRSVVASTIASSLPVNIPDWSKILRAEYSENHRDEGVDYDDNDDDDGEEGEEFEKGVRVPPHEFLARTRIASFSVHEGMGRTLKGRDLSRVRNAIWEKTGFQD; the protein is encoded by the coding sequence ATGGCGGCCAATAAGAGTTACTACGCTCGTCCAAGCTACCGTTTCCTTCCCAATTACCGGGAGCACCACAATCCTCTCATCACTCACGACTCGATATTCGAACTGGACGAGTCCAACATCTACGACTCACCCGAGTTCCTCATGCCCTCCCCAGCGGCCTCGCGCCTCTCAAAGAAGCTATCCTCCAAGCCTTCGCGAGCCAGTTCTGCCGACCGCTCCGTCGTCGCCAGCACGATCGCGTCCTCGCTTCCGGTGAACATTCCGGACTGGTCGAAGATCCTGAGGGCCGAATACAGTGAGAACCACCGCGATGAAGGCGTTGACTATGACGACAACGACGACGATGACGGCGAAGAAGGCGAGGAGTTCGAGAAAGGGGTGAGGGTGCCGCCGCACGAGTTTTTGGCGAGGACGAGGATCGCGTCCTTCTCGGTTCACGAAGGGATGGGGAGGACTCTGAAAGGGAGGGATCTCAGTCGGGTCCGAAACGCGATTTGGGAAAAAACGGGCTTCCAAGATTAG